A single region of the Salipaludibacillus sp. LMS25 genome encodes:
- a CDS encoding CoA-binding protein, with amino-acid sequence MKNPSRAVIKTVLEQAERIAIVGISDNPERTSYQIAEALLKDGYEIIPVNPHIDEVFGIKAVDKLTNIDGKIDIVNVFRRHEFVKEVAEQTVLTNANVFWTQLGLWHEEAGQLVKDSGKTVIMDRCIKVEHALLIKN; translated from the coding sequence GTGAAAAATCCTTCGAGAGCTGTTATTAAAACCGTTTTAGAGCAAGCAGAGCGCATCGCCATTGTTGGTATATCTGATAATCCAGAAAGAACATCTTATCAAATAGCTGAAGCGTTATTAAAGGATGGCTATGAGATCATCCCAGTTAATCCTCACATTGACGAAGTATTCGGTATAAAAGCTGTTGATAAGTTGACAAATATAGACGGTAAAATTGACATTGTTAATGTATTTAGACGTCATGAATTTGTGAAAGAGGTTGCTGAACAAACTGTTTTAACAAACGCCAACGTATTTTGGACGCAACTAGGATTGTGGCATGAAGAAGCAGGCCAACTCGTAAAGGATTCAGGTAAAACAGTCATTATGGACCGTTGTATAAAGGTGGAGCATGCCTTACTTATTAAAAATTAG
- the rlmN gene encoding 23S rRNA (adenine(2503)-C(2))-methyltransferase RlmN produces the protein MTKPSIYGLTFDQLKEWFTEQGEKPFRASQVWDWLYIKRVTSFNEMTNLKKDCIHLLENSFVIHSLQLHSKQVSSDGTEKFLFKLSDGNLIETVLMRFDYGASVCVTTQVGCNIGCSFCASGLLSKDRDLSSGEIVQQIMNVQHSMDEAGKGERVSHIVVMGIGEPFDNYTHLMNFLRVVNSDKGLAIGARHITVSTSGIIKKIYDFADENFQVNLAVSLHAPNNELRTQIMKINKAQPIEKLMEAVDYYLKKRNRRITFEYILLDGVNDQPEHAQQLVELIKDKKKLTYVNLIPYNPVDEYIQYKQSQKGAILTFYDILMKNGIQCGVRHEQGSDIDAACGQLRSKQMKKDREKAKARS, from the coding sequence ATGACAAAACCATCCATTTACGGTTTAACATTTGACCAATTAAAAGAGTGGTTTACAGAACAGGGGGAAAAGCCATTCCGCGCTTCACAAGTGTGGGATTGGTTATATATTAAGCGTGTGACATCATTTAATGAGATGACGAATTTAAAAAAAGACTGTATTCACCTTCTGGAAAACAGTTTTGTAATTCACTCGCTTCAACTACACTCCAAGCAAGTCTCCAGTGATGGCACTGAAAAATTTCTATTTAAGCTGAGTGATGGCAATTTAATTGAAACAGTGTTAATGCGTTTTGATTACGGAGCTTCCGTTTGCGTCACCACACAAGTAGGCTGTAATATCGGATGTAGCTTTTGTGCCAGTGGCTTATTATCTAAAGATCGTGATTTATCAAGTGGTGAAATTGTCCAGCAAATAATGAACGTACAACATAGTATGGATGAGGCAGGAAAAGGCGAACGTGTCAGCCATATTGTTGTGATGGGGATTGGTGAACCATTCGATAATTACACTCATTTAATGAATTTCCTCCGAGTTGTGAACAGTGATAAAGGATTAGCTATTGGCGCTCGACATATCACCGTTTCTACCAGTGGTATTATTAAAAAGATATATGACTTTGCAGATGAGAATTTTCAGGTGAACCTTGCCGTTTCTTTACATGCACCAAATAATGAGTTGCGTACGCAAATTATGAAGATTAATAAAGCGCAACCAATTGAAAAACTCATGGAAGCAGTGGATTATTACTTAAAAAAGAGGAATAGACGTATAACATTTGAGTACATTCTTCTAGACGGGGTGAATGATCAACCAGAACATGCGCAGCAATTAGTAGAGCTTATTAAGGATAAGAAGAAGCTAACATATGTTAACTTAATTCCTTATAATCCTGTTGATGAATATATCCAATACAAACAAAGCCAAAAAGGGGCCATACTCACGTTTTATGATATTCTGATGAAAAATGGTATTCAATGTGGTGTTCGTCATGAACAAGGTTCTGATATTGATGCGGCCTGTGGGCAGCTAAGAAGTAAACAGATGAAAAAAGATCGAGAAAAGGCGAAAGCAAGAAGTTGA
- a CDS encoding YozQ family protein codes for MRKKSNLTGKVVGDRHYQYEAGKEKDEFSDGVSTIHEQVENSYYAGTVDSKKTDKSDKFDNTN; via the coding sequence ATGCGCAAAAAGAGCAACCTGACAGGAAAAGTTGTAGGGGATAGACACTACCAATACGAAGCTGGTAAAGAAAAGGATGAGTTTTCTGATGGGGTGTCAACGATCCATGAACAGGTGGAAAATAGTTATTACGCTGGAACAGTCGATTCCAAAAAAACTGATAAATCTGACAAATTTGATAACACGAACTAA
- a CDS encoding universal stress protein, which yields MPISDELTNKGVRELIVLIIVAYVTALICYNRCRHSGRGEIVMFNRILLAGDGSPHSLRATDRAIEIVKKTPDAILTLIHVIDDLPVRSEVIETEIPGRTVPDHQKTPIKKIEEKAAQAHIPLNVKCVYGEPGPAIVREATTECYDLVVIGSRGLNHLQKMVLGSVSHKVAKRVPCPVLIVK from the coding sequence ATGCCAATAAGTGACGAGCTGACTAACAAAGGGGTTCGAGAATTAATTGTATTAATTATTGTGGCATATGTGACAGCATTAATTTGCTATAATAGATGTAGACATAGTGGTCGGGGGGAGATAGTCATGTTTAACCGAATATTGTTAGCTGGAGATGGGTCACCTCATTCATTAAGAGCGACTGATCGAGCAATAGAGATTGTCAAAAAGACGCCAGATGCTATACTAACACTCATTCACGTAATAGATGACCTCCCAGTGAGGTCGGAAGTGATTGAAACTGAGATACCTGGTAGAACTGTTCCGGACCATCAAAAAACGCCAATAAAAAAGATCGAAGAAAAGGCTGCTCAAGCTCATATCCCTTTAAATGTAAAATGCGTATACGGGGAGCCAGGACCTGCTATTGTGAGGGAGGCGACGACCGAATGCTATGACTTAGTAGTGATTGGTAGCCGTGGCCTTAACCACCTCCAGAAAATGGTTCTTGGTAGTGTGAGTCATAAAGTAGCAAAAAGAGTTCCCTGTCCTGTCCTTATTGTAAAGTAA
- a CDS encoding 3'-5' exonuclease produces MNFIAIDFETASNQRDSACAIGLVQVIDGCIVDEVYTLIRPKNPYFDPFCEKVHGISWEDVKGAPLFNDIWPDLVHYFENNLVVAHNASFDISVLKSTLKANGLPYPSMTYNCTVAVAKKTWPEFYNFKLNTIAAELDMTFNHHHALEDAKVAAQIILKAAEIHDTFENTAFFEKIKLFNGILSPQLSLTPGMNKKKQLTKRRQKMSLKR; encoded by the coding sequence ATGAACTTTATAGCGATTGATTTTGAGACAGCTTCCAATCAACGTGACAGTGCTTGCGCCATCGGTCTCGTTCAAGTTATTGATGGTTGTATTGTCGATGAGGTCTACACACTTATCAGGCCGAAGAATCCATACTTTGACCCTTTTTGTGAAAAAGTCCACGGAATCTCTTGGGAGGACGTTAAGGGCGCTCCATTGTTTAATGACATTTGGCCTGATCTTGTTCATTATTTCGAAAATAATTTAGTAGTAGCTCACAATGCTTCTTTTGATATAAGTGTTTTAAAGAGCACTTTAAAAGCTAACGGATTGCCTTATCCTTCAATGACATACAATTGTACCGTGGCTGTGGCGAAAAAAACATGGCCTGAGTTTTACAACTTCAAGCTTAATACGATAGCAGCCGAACTGGATATGACTTTTAACCATCACCATGCTCTTGAAGATGCCAAAGTAGCCGCACAAATTATCTTGAAGGCAGCTGAAATACATGATACTTTTGAGAACACGGCTTTTTTTGAAAAGATAAAGCTTTTCAATGGCATCCTGTCTCCTCAATTATCGCTCACACCAGGCATGAATAAAAAGAAACAATTAACAAAGCGTCGACAAAAAATGTCGTTAAAAAGATGA
- a CDS encoding serine protease: MMSDYYKDDSSRQDHKKEKTDQPEEELFFDGEKYYTKEAFFNSDDEEEGPTRKPRRGLKITIATFITVALLSNVFAIWPQLFNFPAMEFLTVSQELSRNEEVQLYKESVVVIRSGNSKGTGFYISEDGYIITNEHVISDYPQATVSFENGSSYTADVVKADPERDVAILQIETDVHYPVLDFAEDWNSGMSVYVIGNPLFFNFIANQGEVTGTTDMSNKSTPVLILDAPIYHGSSGSPVIREDGKVIGIVYATTRLEGKDGSTRKVGLAIPTEALFDYLDF, encoded by the coding sequence ATGATGAGCGACTACTATAAAGACGATTCATCACGTCAGGATCATAAGAAAGAGAAAACCGATCAACCGGAAGAAGAATTATTTTTTGACGGTGAAAAATATTATACTAAAGAGGCATTTTTTAATTCTGATGACGAGGAAGAAGGGCCAACAAGGAAGCCAAGACGAGGGTTAAAAATAACGATAGCGACTTTTATAACGGTGGCGCTCTTAAGTAATGTTTTTGCCATTTGGCCGCAACTATTTAATTTTCCAGCAATGGAATTCCTCACTGTCTCTCAAGAGTTATCGCGCAATGAAGAGGTGCAACTTTATAAAGAGTCCGTTGTCGTTATTAGATCTGGTAATAGTAAAGGGACCGGCTTCTATATATCAGAGGATGGTTATATTATAACGAATGAACATGTGATCAGTGATTATCCTCAAGCGACAGTTTCATTTGAAAACGGCTCCAGTTATACAGCCGACGTGGTCAAAGCTGACCCTGAACGAGATGTGGCGATTTTACAAATTGAAACAGACGTTCATTACCCTGTGTTAGATTTTGCCGAAGATTGGAATTCAGGCATGTCGGTTTATGTTATTGGCAACCCGTTGTTTTTTAACTTTATCGCTAACCAAGGAGAGGTAACAGGGACAACAGATATGAGTAACAAGAGCACCCCTGTACTCATATTAGATGCCCCCATCTATCATGGGAGCAGCGGCAGTCCGGTTATAAGAGAAGATGGAAAAGTGATAGGGATTGTATATGCCACCACTCGATTAGAAGGTAAGGATGGATCAACTAGAAAAGTCGGGCTTGCTATACCAACAGAAGCACTTTTTGACTATCTAGATTTTTGA
- a CDS encoding arginine deiminase, producing the protein MAAPFRIFSEINELEKVIVHRPGKEIENLFPEYMEELLFDDIPNLRIAQREHDEFVKALSSKGAEVVYLTDMATEALKEEHVRKKFITEFLHSSLKHLRHDNGIYYSLEEYLVSKSPAKLVETVIGGVRRNEVDVKSEYLMAEMINHDFPFYLDPLPNMYFTRDPAAIIGESISLNLMDQKARKNETLFLKYIVKHSHEYANKDIPIIYDKDDGFPIEAGDILVLSPHVLAIGISARTSPHAIEKLFRNLRTLKTGFKKVIAIQIPKKRAFMHLDTVFTQVDIDKFTIHPTVMKIAAEMDIFILQENQDGEVEVEKRHNLTKTLKECLELEEVTLIPVGDGQAIEAAREQWNDGSNTFALAPGTIITYDRNYVTNDTLRAHGIHVIEVPSSELARGRGGPRCMTMPLKRK; encoded by the coding sequence ATGGCAGCTCCCTTTAGGATTTTTTCAGAAATTAATGAATTAGAGAAAGTCATTGTACACCGTCCTGGAAAAGAAATAGAAAACTTATTTCCAGAATATATGGAAGAATTATTATTTGATGATATTCCTAATTTAAGAATTGCTCAACGTGAACATGATGAATTTGTGAAAGCTTTATCATCAAAAGGAGCAGAGGTCGTCTATTTAACAGATATGGCCACGGAAGCTCTTAAAGAAGAACATGTGAGAAAAAAATTTATTACTGAGTTTCTTCATTCATCCTTAAAACATCTGAGGCATGATAATGGTATTTATTATAGCTTGGAAGAATATCTCGTTTCCAAATCTCCTGCTAAATTAGTGGAAACAGTCATTGGGGGCGTTCGAAGAAATGAAGTGGATGTTAAATCGGAATACTTAATGGCAGAGATGATTAATCATGATTTCCCATTTTATTTAGATCCTTTACCAAACATGTATTTCACGAGAGACCCAGCAGCTATCATTGGCGAGTCTATTTCCTTAAATTTAATGGACCAAAAAGCTCGTAAAAATGAGACGTTGTTCTTGAAATATATCGTAAAACATTCCCATGAGTACGCTAACAAGGACATCCCTATCATTTATGATAAGGACGATGGTTTTCCTATCGAAGCTGGTGATATCCTGGTTTTATCGCCTCATGTTCTTGCAATTGGTATAAGTGCCCGTACGAGTCCACATGCTATAGAAAAACTTTTTAGAAATTTAAGAACGTTAAAAACGGGTTTTAAAAAAGTGATTGCGATTCAAATCCCCAAAAAAAGAGCTTTTATGCATTTAGATACCGTGTTCACCCAAGTAGATATTGACAAATTTACGATTCATCCCACAGTGATGAAAATTGCAGCTGAGATGGACATTTTTATTCTTCAAGAAAATCAAGACGGTGAGGTTGAAGTAGAAAAAAGACATAATTTAACCAAAACACTTAAAGAATGCCTGGAGCTTGAAGAAGTGACACTTATACCAGTTGGTGATGGCCAAGCTATTGAAGCAGCTCGAGAGCAATGGAACGATGGGAGTAATACATTCGCCCTTGCTCCGGGGACCATCATCACATATGATCGAAACTATGTCACAAATGACACGTTAAGAGCGCATGGTATTCATGTTATTGAAGTGCCCAGTTCCGAATTAGCCAGAGGTCGCGGGGGCCCACGTTGCATGACGATGCCATTGAAACGAAAGTAA
- the parC gene encoding DNA topoisomerase IV subunit A → MEEKERYLDLPLEEVLGDRFGRYSKYIIQDRALPDARDGLKPVQRRILYAMHVDKNTADKPFRKSAKTVGNVIGNYHPHGDSSVYEAMIRQSQNWKMRHLLVQMHGNNGSIDGDPPAAMRYTEARLSKIASEMLQDIEKDTVDFMPNFDDSQEEPVVMPASYPNLLVNGSTGISSGYATDIPPHHLGEVIDAAIHQMSSPDCTIDDLMQHIKGPDFPTGGIIQGIDGLRKAYETGKGKIVLRGKVTVDTVRSGREQLIITEIPYEVNKANLVKKMDELRLDKKVDGIAEVRDDTDRTGLRIVIELKKDADAQGILHFLYKNTDLQVSYNFNMVAIYNKTPKLLGLKEMLDAYIQHQKQVVTRRTRFELNKAKSRAHIVEGLIKAISILDDVIATIRESKDKGHAKDQLQQRYQFSEPQSEAIVNLQLYRLTNTDITTLEQEAKELQDTIEKLESILATDQNLINEIKKELRRIKKLYNDNRRTLIEEEIEDLKINLEVVVPSEDVRVTVTREGYVKRSSIRSYTASNGEPPGMKESDRLLVSMEMNTTDTLLLFTKKGSYLFLPVHVLPENRWKDNGQHVANIVTMANEDEIIKAIPVKEFTDEKYLLFATKNGMIKRSVLSEYKAQRHSKALMAVKLKKDDDVIHVSLTDGKQDIFISTHLGYGLWFSEEEVNITGQRTAGVKAINLKADDKVMSCQSFTLEEKPAILLITQRAAYKKMSLNVFEKTTRAKRGVVMLKELKKLPHRVYNVFLVQPTDKIHVEVSDGSHETIDPSSVRQNDRYTNGSYLFDVSVTGEIKDAWVEKSDVPPVPIDQTDS, encoded by the coding sequence TTGGAAGAAAAAGAACGCTATCTGGATTTGCCGCTTGAAGAAGTACTCGGCGACAGATTCGGCCGTTACAGTAAATATATTATTCAAGACCGGGCGTTACCAGACGCGAGAGACGGTCTAAAACCTGTACAACGTCGCATATTATATGCTATGCATGTTGACAAAAATACAGCTGATAAACCATTTAGAAAATCAGCCAAAACAGTGGGTAATGTCATCGGTAACTATCACCCACATGGTGACTCATCTGTGTATGAAGCGATGATTAGGCAAAGCCAAAACTGGAAAATGCGTCATTTACTCGTGCAGATGCACGGAAACAATGGCTCTATCGATGGTGATCCTCCTGCTGCCATGCGTTATACGGAAGCTAGACTCTCTAAAATTGCGTCAGAAATGCTTCAAGATATTGAAAAAGATACGGTAGATTTCATGCCAAACTTTGACGACTCACAAGAAGAACCAGTGGTGATGCCAGCGAGTTATCCGAATCTCCTTGTGAATGGGTCAACAGGCATATCCAGTGGTTATGCCACTGATATTCCTCCACATCATTTAGGAGAAGTGATTGATGCAGCCATTCATCAGATGAGTTCGCCTGACTGTACAATCGATGATTTAATGCAGCATATTAAAGGGCCTGATTTTCCTACTGGTGGGATCATTCAAGGAATTGATGGGTTAAGAAAAGCTTATGAAACAGGTAAAGGAAAGATCGTTCTACGAGGGAAGGTCACTGTTGACACTGTTCGGAGTGGGCGAGAACAGTTGATTATTACCGAAATCCCTTATGAAGTTAACAAAGCGAATTTAGTTAAAAAAATGGACGAGCTGCGTCTCGACAAAAAAGTTGATGGAATAGCTGAAGTACGAGATGACACAGACCGAACAGGCTTACGTATTGTAATAGAACTGAAAAAAGATGCTGATGCTCAAGGTATTTTACACTTTTTATACAAGAATACTGATCTGCAAGTCTCTTATAATTTCAATATGGTGGCTATTTATAATAAAACACCGAAACTTCTTGGATTAAAAGAAATGCTTGATGCCTATATTCAACACCAAAAACAAGTTGTGACGCGACGAACGCGTTTCGAATTAAATAAAGCCAAATCTCGTGCTCACATCGTTGAGGGGCTGATTAAAGCTATATCTATCCTTGATGACGTGATTGCTACCATAAGGGAATCTAAAGATAAAGGGCATGCGAAAGACCAACTTCAACAAAGGTATCAGTTTAGTGAACCACAAAGTGAAGCGATTGTTAATTTGCAGCTTTATCGACTGACGAACACAGATATAACCACATTGGAACAAGAAGCAAAAGAATTACAAGACACGATTGAAAAACTGGAAAGCATATTAGCCACAGATCAAAACTTGATTAATGAGATTAAAAAAGAGTTACGCCGAATAAAGAAACTGTATAACGACAATCGCCGTACGTTGATTGAAGAGGAAATTGAAGACTTAAAAATAAACCTTGAAGTCGTTGTACCATCTGAGGATGTTCGCGTCACGGTGACGAGAGAAGGGTACGTTAAACGATCAAGCATTAGATCTTACACAGCCTCAAATGGAGAACCACCTGGTATGAAGGAGTCGGATCGTTTATTAGTCTCGATGGAAATGAACACGACGGATACGCTGCTTCTTTTTACAAAAAAAGGGTCATATCTTTTTCTGCCAGTTCACGTTCTTCCGGAAAACCGTTGGAAAGACAACGGACAACATGTGGCCAATATTGTCACAATGGCTAATGAAGATGAGATCATTAAAGCGATTCCAGTTAAAGAGTTTACTGACGAGAAATATTTATTGTTTGCCACTAAAAATGGCATGATTAAACGATCTGTTTTAAGTGAGTACAAAGCACAACGACATTCAAAAGCCCTTATGGCAGTAAAACTGAAAAAGGATGATGATGTTATTCATGTCAGTTTAACAGACGGAAAGCAAGATATTTTCATCTCCACACATTTAGGCTACGGCTTATGGTTTAGTGAAGAAGAAGTGAATATAACCGGACAACGTACTGCCGGTGTTAAAGCCATTAACTTAAAAGCGGATGATAAAGTGATGAGCTGTCAATCGTTTACTCTTGAGGAAAAGCCAGCAATACTCCTCATAACACAACGAGCAGCTTATAAAAAAATGAGCTTAAATGTATTTGAAAAAACAACTCGTGCAAAGCGTGGGGTTGTGATGTTAAAAGAGTTAAAAAAATTGCCTCACCGCGTCTATAATGTCTTTTTAGTCCAGCCTACTGATAAGATTCATGTTGAAGTAAGTGACGGTTCGCATGAAACGATAGATCCGAGCTCAGTTAGACAAAATGATCGTTACACGAATGGTTCTTATCTTTTCGATGTGAGTGTCACCGGAGAAATTAAAGATGCTTGGGTTGAGAAGAGTGATGTACCACCAGTGCCGATTGATCAGACAGATAGTTAA
- a CDS encoding YjcZ family sporulation protein, which yields MLFLLVVVMFVLLIIVGVAYRK from the coding sequence ATGCTATTTTTGTTGGTAGTCGTCATGTTTGTCCTATTAATTATCGTCGGTGTGGCCTACAGAAAATAA
- the parE gene encoding DNA topoisomerase IV subunit B, whose protein sequence is MSTKPTFDYNDDAIQVLEGLEAVRKRPGMYIGSTDHRGLHHLVFEIVDNSVDEILAGFGNSITVIIHKDDSISVKDEGRGYPTGMHQTGKPTPEVILTVLHAGGKFGQGGYKTSGGLHGVGASVVNALSEWLEVTIYRGGTIYSQRFEGGGKPVTTLEKIGATKKTGTTVHFKPDPAIFNTTSYQYDTLAERLRESAFLLKGVKITLIDERPGKDREKDVFQFDTGLEAFVTYLNEDKETLHPVVSFQGEQEEIEVDFAFQYNDGYTENTISFVNNVRTKDGGTHELGAKAAVTRVVNEHARKLQLLKERDKNLDGNDIREGFTAIVSVRVPEEKLQFEGQTKGKLGTPVARSAVDNVISEKLTFFLEENPEISNNLIRKAIKAAQAREAARKAREDARSGKKNKRKDAMLSGKLTPAQSKNPARNELYLVEGDSAGGSAKQGRDRKFQAVLPLRGKVINTEKAKLADIMKNEEIRTIIYAIGGDVGADFDISNINYDKVVIMTDADTDGAHIQVLLLTFFYRYMRPLIEAGRVYIALPPLYKVSKGTGKKEKIEYAWDEDGLKGAISKVGKGYILQRYKGLGEMDATQLWETTMDPETRTLVRVTIDDIARAERHVSTLMGDKVEPRRKWIERHVMFGLDEESNILDNDNLQVTEEE, encoded by the coding sequence GTGTCCACTAAACCAACATTTGATTACAATGATGATGCCATTCAAGTATTAGAAGGTCTGGAAGCGGTACGGAAGCGCCCAGGTATGTATATAGGAAGTACAGATCATCGTGGCCTTCATCATCTTGTTTTCGAAATAGTCGATAACTCAGTAGACGAAATCCTTGCAGGATTCGGTAATTCGATTACTGTCATAATACATAAAGATGATAGCATCAGTGTGAAAGATGAAGGGCGTGGTTATCCAACAGGCATGCACCAAACTGGTAAACCTACACCTGAAGTTATCTTGACGGTTCTTCATGCCGGAGGAAAATTTGGCCAAGGCGGTTACAAAACAAGTGGTGGGCTTCATGGTGTGGGGGCATCTGTTGTAAATGCATTATCGGAATGGCTTGAGGTCACCATTTATCGTGGTGGCACGATATACAGTCAGCGTTTCGAAGGCGGAGGTAAACCGGTGACGACGCTAGAAAAGATCGGAGCAACAAAAAAAACTGGTACAACCGTCCATTTCAAGCCTGACCCTGCCATATTTAATACGACGTCATATCAGTATGATACGTTGGCTGAGCGTCTTAGAGAATCAGCATTTTTGCTTAAAGGTGTTAAAATCACACTTATCGATGAGCGCCCTGGTAAAGATAGAGAGAAAGATGTGTTTCAATTTGATACAGGACTTGAAGCATTTGTCACATATTTAAACGAAGATAAAGAAACGTTGCACCCTGTAGTCTCTTTTCAAGGTGAACAAGAAGAAATAGAAGTTGACTTTGCTTTTCAATACAATGATGGTTATACAGAAAATACGATTTCATTTGTCAATAATGTGCGCACAAAAGATGGCGGCACACATGAGCTAGGAGCAAAAGCCGCCGTAACTCGTGTCGTCAATGAACACGCTCGTAAGCTACAATTACTTAAAGAACGGGATAAAAACTTAGATGGCAATGATATTCGTGAAGGCTTTACTGCGATTGTGTCAGTGAGAGTTCCTGAAGAGAAGCTTCAGTTTGAAGGGCAAACAAAGGGAAAGTTAGGGACACCTGTGGCACGGTCAGCAGTAGACAATGTTATTTCTGAGAAGTTGACTTTCTTTTTAGAGGAAAACCCAGAAATTAGTAACAACCTTATACGTAAAGCCATTAAAGCTGCTCAAGCTAGAGAGGCAGCTCGCAAAGCCCGTGAAGATGCAAGAAGCGGGAAAAAAAACAAGCGTAAAGATGCCATGTTAAGCGGTAAACTGACGCCAGCACAATCAAAAAATCCAGCTAGGAATGAGCTTTATCTCGTTGAGGGTGATTCAGCTGGTGGTTCTGCGAAACAAGGTCGAGATCGAAAATTTCAAGCTGTACTACCATTGAGAGGTAAAGTGATCAACACTGAAAAAGCGAAATTGGCTGACATCATGAAAAATGAAGAAATACGAACGATTATTTACGCCATTGGTGGAGATGTAGGGGCAGATTTTGATATCTCAAATATTAACTATGACAAAGTTGTGATTATGACAGATGCGGATACGGATGGTGCCCATATTCAAGTCCTTCTTCTGACATTTTTTTACCGGTATATGAGGCCACTTATTGAAGCTGGTCGGGTGTATATCGCATTACCACCGTTATATAAAGTGAGCAAAGGCACTGGAAAAAAGGAAAAGATTGAATATGCTTGGGATGAGGACGGGTTGAAAGGGGCAATTAGCAAAGTTGGCAAAGGCTATATTTTACAAAGATATAAAGGGCTTGGTGAAATGGACGCTACTCAGCTTTGGGAAACGACGATGGACCCTGAAACTCGAACATTAGTCAGAGTCACTATCGACGATATTGCTCGCGCAGAAAGGCACGTCTCCACATTAATGGGAGATAAAGTTGAACCGCGCCGTAAATGGATTGAGCGTCATGTCATGTTTGGGCTAGATGAAGAATCTAATATATTAGATAACGACAATTTGCAAGTAACAGAGGAGGAGTAA
- the sda gene encoding sporulation histidine kinase inhibitor Sda, translating to MTSSIKRLNSDQLLEVYTHAKELGLETDFIEILENELQNRKMCAKNHISPNYREISHAVGKTHYSS from the coding sequence TTGACTTCATCAATTAAGCGTTTAAATAGCGATCAATTATTGGAAGTGTACACACATGCAAAAGAACTTGGCTTAGAAACAGACTTCATTGAAATACTTGAAAATGAATTGCAAAATAGAAAAATGTGCGCTAAAAATCACATATCACCTAATTATCGTGAAATAAGCCATGCGGTAGGTAAAACTCACTACTCCAGTTAA